A genomic stretch from Meriones unguiculatus strain TT.TT164.6M chromosome 15, Bangor_MerUng_6.1, whole genome shotgun sequence includes:
- the Srrt gene encoding serrate RNA effector molecule homolog isoform X1 → MGDSDDEYDRRRRDKFRRERSDYDRSRERDERRRGDDWNDREWDRGRERRSRGEYRDYDRNRRERFSPPRHELSPPQKRMRRDWDEHSSDPYHSGYDMPYAGGGGGPTYGPPQPWGHPDVHLMQHHVLPIQARLGSIAEIDLGVPPPIMKSFKEFLLSLDDSVDETEAVKRYNDYKLDFRRQQMQDFFLAHKDEEWFRSKYHPDEVGKRRQEARGALQNRLKVFLSLMEGGWFDNLLLDIDKADAIVKMLDAAVIKMEGGTENDLRILEQEEEEEQAAKTGEAGKKEEGRAGPGPGDGERKAGDKDEKKEDSKQADNDSSNEDRTKKPEDDGDKEEKKDEAEKEAKKSKKRNRKHSGDDSFDEGSVSESESESESGRAEEEKEEAEEALKEKEKPKEEEKPKEAAGLECKPRPLHKTCSLFMRNIAPNISRAEIISLCKRYPGFMRVALSEPQPERRFFRRGWVTFDRSVNIKEICWNLQNIRLRECELSPGVNRDLTRRVRNINGITQHKQIVRNDIKLAAKLVHTLDDRTQLWAAEPGTPPAPTSLPSQNPILKNITDYLIEEVSAEEEELLGSSGGPPPEEPPKEGNPAEISVERDEKLIKVLDKLLLYLRIVHSLDYYNTCEYPNEDEMPNRCGIVHVRGPLPPNRVSHGEVLEWQKTFEEKLSPLLSVRESLSEEEAQKMGRKDPEQEVEKFVTSNTQELGKDKWLCPLSGKKFKGPEFVRKHIFNKHAEKIEEVKKEVAFFNNFLTDAKRPALPEIKPAQPPGPAQILPPGLTPGLPYPHQTPQGLVPYGQPRPPILGYGAGAVRPAVPAGGPPYPHAPYGAGRGNYDAFRGQGGYPGKPRNRMVRGDPRAIVEYRDLDAPDDVDFF, encoded by the exons ATGGGCGACAGCGACGACGAGTACGACCGCAGGCGCAGGGACAAGTTCCGCAGAGAGCGCAGCGACTACGACCGCTCCCGGGAGAGGGACGAGCGACGGCGCGGGGACGACTGGAATGACCG GGAGTGGGACCGGGGCCGAGAGCGCCGCAGCCGGGGCGAGTACCGCGACTACGACCGGAACCGGCGGGAGCGCTTCTCCCCGCCAAGGCACGAGCTGAGCCCGCCGCAGAAGCGCATGCGCAGAGACTG GGATGAGCACAGCTCTGACCCCTACCACAGTGGCTATGACATGCCCTATGCTGGGGGGGGTGGGGGACCAACTTACGGCCCCCCTCAGCCCTGGGGCCACCCAGACGTCCACCTCATGCAGCACCACGTCCTGCCCATCCAGGCCAG GCTGGGCAGCATTGCGGAGATCGACCTGGGCGTGCCCCCGCCCATCATGAAGTCCTTCAAAGAGTTCCTCCTGTCCCTGGACGACTCTGTGGACGAGACTGAGGCCGTCAAGCGCTACAATGACTACAAGCTGGACTTCCGGAGGCAGCAGATGCAGGACTTTTTTCTGGCTCATAAAGACGAGGAGTG gTTTCGATCCAAGTACCACCCCGATGAGGTGGGGAAGCGCCGGCAGGAGGCCCGGGGGGCCCTGCAGAATCGACTGAAGGTGTTCCTGTCCCTCATGGAGGGCGGCTGGTTTGATAACCTTCTCTTGGACATAGACAAAGCCGATGCCATTGTCAAGATGCTGGATGCAG CTGTCATTAAGATGGAAGGTGGCACAGAGAATGATCTCCGCATcctggagcaggaggaggaggaggagcaggcggCCAAGACTGGGGAGGCCGGCAAGAAAGAGGaaggccgggccgggccgggccctGGGGACGGAGAGCGGAAGGCCGGCGATAAGGATGAGAAGAAGGAAGACAGCAAACAG GCTGACAATGACAGCTCTAATGAGGACAGAACTAAGAAACCTGAGGACGACGGGgacaaggaggagaagaaggatgaGGCTGAGAAGGAAGCCAAAAAG AGCAAGAAACGGAACAGGAAGCACAGCGGCGACGACAGCTTCGATGAAGGCAGCGTGTCCGAGTCTGAGTCCGAGTCCGAGAGTGGCCGAGccgaggaggagaaggaggaggccg aggaagcactTAAGGAGAAGGAGAAGCCCAAGGAAGAGGAGAAGCCTAAGGAGGCTGCGGGGCTGGAGTGTAAGCCCCGGCCCTTGCACAAGACCTGCTCGCTCTTCATGCGCAACATCGCGCCGAACATCTCCAGGGCAGAGATCATTTCT CTGTGTAAAAGGTACCCGGGCTTCATGCGAGTGGCACTGTCGGAGCCGCAGCCGGAGAGGAG GTTCTTCCGCCGGGGCTGGGTGACCTTTGACCGCAGTGTGAACATTAAAGAGATCTGCTGGAACCTGCAGAACATCCGG CTCCGGGAGTGCGAGCTGAGCCCTGGCGTGAACCGAGACCTGACGCGGCGTGTGCGCAACATCAACGGCATCACACAGCACAAGCAGATCGTGCGCAACGACATCAAGCTGGCTGCCAAGCTGGTGCACACGCTGGACGACAGGACCCAGCTCTGGGCCGCCGAGCCCGGGACGCCGCCTGCGCCCACA AGCCTGCCCTCGCAGAACCCCATCCTCAAGAACATCACGGACTACCTGATCGAGGAAGTGAGCGCCGAGGAGGAGGAGCTTCTGGGGAGCAGCGGGGGTCCCCCTCCTGAGGAGCCTCCCAAGGAGGGCAATCCCGCCGAGATCAGTGTGGAGAGGGACGAGAAGCTCATCAAG GTCTTGGACAAGCTCCTCCTCTATCTGCGCATCGTGCACTCTCTGGATTACTACAACACCTGCGAGTACCCCAACGAGGACGAGATGCCCAACCGCTGCGGCATCGTCCACGTTCGTGGGCCCCTGCCCCCCAACCGCGTCAGCCACGGGGAAG TGCTGGAGTGGCAGAAGACCTTTGAGGAGAAGCTGAGCCCGCTGCTGAGTGTGCGCGAGTCCCTTTCTGAGGAGGAGGCccagaagatggggaggaaggaccCCGAGCAGGAAGTGGAGAAGTTCGTCACCTCCAACACGCAGGAGCTGGGCAAGGACAAGTGGCTGTGTCCTCTCAGCGGCAAGAAGTTCAAG GGCCCCGAGTTTGTGCGCAAGCACATCTTCAACAAGCATGCGGAGAAGATCGAGGAGGTGAAGAAGGAGGTggccttcttcaacaacttcctCACGGACGCCAAGCGCCCGGCGCTGCCCGAGATCAAGCCCGCGCAGCCGCCCGGCCCTGCCCAGA TACTCCCCCCAGGCCTGACCCCCGGACTCCCCTACCCACACCAGACACCACAGGGCTTGGTGCCCTATGGCCAGCCCCGGCCTCCCATCCTGGGCTACGGAG CTGGTGCTGTCCGCCCCGCAGTCCCAGCAGGAGGGCCTCCGTACCCCCACGCTCCCTACGGCGCGGGACGCGGGAACTACGACGCCTTCCGAGGCCAAGGAGGGTACCCTGGGAAACCCCGGAACAG GATGGTCCGAGGAGACCCACGAGCCATCGTGGAGTACCGGGACCTGGATGCCCCTGACGATGTGGACTTCTTCTGA
- the Srrt gene encoding serrate RNA effector molecule homolog isoform X3 yields MGDSDDEYDRRRRDKFRRERSDYDRSRERDERRRGDDWNDREWDRGRERRSRGEYRDYDRNRRERFSPPRHELSPPQKRMRRDWDEHSSDPYHSGYDMPYAGGGGGPTYGPPQPWGHPDVHLMQHHVLPIQARLGSIAEIDLGVPPPIMKSFKEFLLSLDDSVDETEAVKRYNDYKLDFRRQQMQDFFLAHKDEEWFRSKYHPDEVGKRRQEARGALQNRLKVFLSLMEGGWFDNLLLDIDKADAIVKMLDAAVIKMEGGTENDLRILEQEEEEEQAAKTGEAGKKEEGRAGPGPGDGERKAGDKDEKKEDSKQADNDSSNEDRTKKPEDDGDKEEKKDEAEKEAKKSKKRNRKHSGDDSFDEGSVSESESESESGRAEEEKEEAEEALKEKEKPKEEEKPKEAAGLECKPRPLHKTCSLFMRNIAPNISRAEIISLCKRYPGFMRVALSEPQPERRFFRRGWVTFDRSVNIKEICWNLQNIRLRECELSPGVNRDLTRRVRNINGITQHKQIVRNDIKLAAKLVHTLDDRTQLWAAEPGTPPAPTSLPSQNPILKNITDYLIEEVSAEEEELLGSSGGPPPEEPPKEGNPAEISVERDEKLIKVLDKLLLYLRIVHSLDYYNTCEYPNEDEMPNRCGIVHVRGPLPPNRVSHGEVLEWQKTFEEKLSPLLSVRESLSEEEAQKMGRKDPEQEVEKFVTSNTQELGKDKWLCPLSGKKFKGPEFVRKHIFNKHAEKIEEVKKEVAFFNNFLTDAKRPALPEIKPAQPPGPAQILPPGLTPGLPYPHQTPQGLVPYGQPRPPILGYGVPAGGPPYPHAPYGAGRGNYDAFRGQGGYPGKPRNRMVRGDPRAIVEYRDLDAPDDVDFF; encoded by the exons ATGGGCGACAGCGACGACGAGTACGACCGCAGGCGCAGGGACAAGTTCCGCAGAGAGCGCAGCGACTACGACCGCTCCCGGGAGAGGGACGAGCGACGGCGCGGGGACGACTGGAATGACCG GGAGTGGGACCGGGGCCGAGAGCGCCGCAGCCGGGGCGAGTACCGCGACTACGACCGGAACCGGCGGGAGCGCTTCTCCCCGCCAAGGCACGAGCTGAGCCCGCCGCAGAAGCGCATGCGCAGAGACTG GGATGAGCACAGCTCTGACCCCTACCACAGTGGCTATGACATGCCCTATGCTGGGGGGGGTGGGGGACCAACTTACGGCCCCCCTCAGCCCTGGGGCCACCCAGACGTCCACCTCATGCAGCACCACGTCCTGCCCATCCAGGCCAG GCTGGGCAGCATTGCGGAGATCGACCTGGGCGTGCCCCCGCCCATCATGAAGTCCTTCAAAGAGTTCCTCCTGTCCCTGGACGACTCTGTGGACGAGACTGAGGCCGTCAAGCGCTACAATGACTACAAGCTGGACTTCCGGAGGCAGCAGATGCAGGACTTTTTTCTGGCTCATAAAGACGAGGAGTG gTTTCGATCCAAGTACCACCCCGATGAGGTGGGGAAGCGCCGGCAGGAGGCCCGGGGGGCCCTGCAGAATCGACTGAAGGTGTTCCTGTCCCTCATGGAGGGCGGCTGGTTTGATAACCTTCTCTTGGACATAGACAAAGCCGATGCCATTGTCAAGATGCTGGATGCAG CTGTCATTAAGATGGAAGGTGGCACAGAGAATGATCTCCGCATcctggagcaggaggaggaggaggagcaggcggCCAAGACTGGGGAGGCCGGCAAGAAAGAGGaaggccgggccgggccgggccctGGGGACGGAGAGCGGAAGGCCGGCGATAAGGATGAGAAGAAGGAAGACAGCAAACAG GCTGACAATGACAGCTCTAATGAGGACAGAACTAAGAAACCTGAGGACGACGGGgacaaggaggagaagaaggatgaGGCTGAGAAGGAAGCCAAAAAG AGCAAGAAACGGAACAGGAAGCACAGCGGCGACGACAGCTTCGATGAAGGCAGCGTGTCCGAGTCTGAGTCCGAGTCCGAGAGTGGCCGAGccgaggaggagaaggaggaggccg aggaagcactTAAGGAGAAGGAGAAGCCCAAGGAAGAGGAGAAGCCTAAGGAGGCTGCGGGGCTGGAGTGTAAGCCCCGGCCCTTGCACAAGACCTGCTCGCTCTTCATGCGCAACATCGCGCCGAACATCTCCAGGGCAGAGATCATTTCT CTGTGTAAAAGGTACCCGGGCTTCATGCGAGTGGCACTGTCGGAGCCGCAGCCGGAGAGGAG GTTCTTCCGCCGGGGCTGGGTGACCTTTGACCGCAGTGTGAACATTAAAGAGATCTGCTGGAACCTGCAGAACATCCGG CTCCGGGAGTGCGAGCTGAGCCCTGGCGTGAACCGAGACCTGACGCGGCGTGTGCGCAACATCAACGGCATCACACAGCACAAGCAGATCGTGCGCAACGACATCAAGCTGGCTGCCAAGCTGGTGCACACGCTGGACGACAGGACCCAGCTCTGGGCCGCCGAGCCCGGGACGCCGCCTGCGCCCACA AGCCTGCCCTCGCAGAACCCCATCCTCAAGAACATCACGGACTACCTGATCGAGGAAGTGAGCGCCGAGGAGGAGGAGCTTCTGGGGAGCAGCGGGGGTCCCCCTCCTGAGGAGCCTCCCAAGGAGGGCAATCCCGCCGAGATCAGTGTGGAGAGGGACGAGAAGCTCATCAAG GTCTTGGACAAGCTCCTCCTCTATCTGCGCATCGTGCACTCTCTGGATTACTACAACACCTGCGAGTACCCCAACGAGGACGAGATGCCCAACCGCTGCGGCATCGTCCACGTTCGTGGGCCCCTGCCCCCCAACCGCGTCAGCCACGGGGAAG TGCTGGAGTGGCAGAAGACCTTTGAGGAGAAGCTGAGCCCGCTGCTGAGTGTGCGCGAGTCCCTTTCTGAGGAGGAGGCccagaagatggggaggaaggaccCCGAGCAGGAAGTGGAGAAGTTCGTCACCTCCAACACGCAGGAGCTGGGCAAGGACAAGTGGCTGTGTCCTCTCAGCGGCAAGAAGTTCAAG GGCCCCGAGTTTGTGCGCAAGCACATCTTCAACAAGCATGCGGAGAAGATCGAGGAGGTGAAGAAGGAGGTggccttcttcaacaacttcctCACGGACGCCAAGCGCCCGGCGCTGCCCGAGATCAAGCCCGCGCAGCCGCCCGGCCCTGCCCAGA TACTCCCCCCAGGCCTGACCCCCGGACTCCCCTACCCACACCAGACACCACAGGGCTTGGTGCCCTATGGCCAGCCCCGGCCTCCCATCCTGGGCTACGGAG TCCCAGCAGGAGGGCCTCCGTACCCCCACGCTCCCTACGGCGCGGGACGCGGGAACTACGACGCCTTCCGAGGCCAAGGAGGGTACCCTGGGAAACCCCGGAACAG GATGGTCCGAGGAGACCCACGAGCCATCGTGGAGTACCGGGACCTGGATGCCCCTGACGATGTGGACTTCTTCTGA
- the Srrt gene encoding serrate RNA effector molecule homolog isoform X4 yields MGDSDDEYDRRRRDKFRRERSDYDRSRERDERRRGDDWNDREWDRGRERRSRGEYRDYDRNRRERFSPPRHELSPPQKRMRRDWDEHSSDPYHSGYDMPYAGGGGGPTYGPPQPWGHPDVHLMQHHVLPIQARLGSIAEIDLGVPPPIMKSFKEFLLSLDDSVDETEAVKRYNDYKLDFRRQQMQDFFLAHKDEEWFRSKYHPDEVGKRRQEARGALQNRLKVFLSLMEGGWFDNLLLDIDKADAIVKMLDAAVIKMEGGTENDLRILEQEEEEEQAAKTGEAGKKEEGRAGPGPGDGERKAGDKDEKKEDSKQADNDSSNEDRTKKPEDDGDKEEKKDEAEKEAKKSKKRNRKHSGDDSFDEGSVSESESESESGRAEEEKEEAEEALKEKEKPKEEEKPKEAAGLECKPRPLHKTCSLFMRNIAPNISRAEIISLCKRYPGFMRVALSEPQPERRFFRRGWVTFDRSVNIKEICWNLQNIRLRECELSPGVNRDLTRRVRNINGITQHKQIVRNDIKLAAKLVHTLDDRTQLWAAEPGTPPAPTSLPSQNPILKNITDYLIEEVSAEEEELLGSSGGPPPEEPPKEGNPAEISVERDEKLIKVLDKLLLYLRIVHSLDYYNTCEYPNEDEMPNRCGIVHVRGPLPPNRVSHGEVLEWQKTFEEKLSPLLSVRESLSEEEAQKMGRKDPEQEVEKFVTSNTQELGKDKWLCPLSGKKFKGPEFVRKHIFNKHAEKIEEVKKEVAFFNNFLTDAKRPALPEIKPAQPPGPAQSLTPGLPYPHQTPQGLVPYGQPRPPILGYGVPAGGPPYPHAPYGAGRGNYDAFRGQGGYPGKPRNRMVRGDPRAIVEYRDLDAPDDVDFF; encoded by the exons ATGGGCGACAGCGACGACGAGTACGACCGCAGGCGCAGGGACAAGTTCCGCAGAGAGCGCAGCGACTACGACCGCTCCCGGGAGAGGGACGAGCGACGGCGCGGGGACGACTGGAATGACCG GGAGTGGGACCGGGGCCGAGAGCGCCGCAGCCGGGGCGAGTACCGCGACTACGACCGGAACCGGCGGGAGCGCTTCTCCCCGCCAAGGCACGAGCTGAGCCCGCCGCAGAAGCGCATGCGCAGAGACTG GGATGAGCACAGCTCTGACCCCTACCACAGTGGCTATGACATGCCCTATGCTGGGGGGGGTGGGGGACCAACTTACGGCCCCCCTCAGCCCTGGGGCCACCCAGACGTCCACCTCATGCAGCACCACGTCCTGCCCATCCAGGCCAG GCTGGGCAGCATTGCGGAGATCGACCTGGGCGTGCCCCCGCCCATCATGAAGTCCTTCAAAGAGTTCCTCCTGTCCCTGGACGACTCTGTGGACGAGACTGAGGCCGTCAAGCGCTACAATGACTACAAGCTGGACTTCCGGAGGCAGCAGATGCAGGACTTTTTTCTGGCTCATAAAGACGAGGAGTG gTTTCGATCCAAGTACCACCCCGATGAGGTGGGGAAGCGCCGGCAGGAGGCCCGGGGGGCCCTGCAGAATCGACTGAAGGTGTTCCTGTCCCTCATGGAGGGCGGCTGGTTTGATAACCTTCTCTTGGACATAGACAAAGCCGATGCCATTGTCAAGATGCTGGATGCAG CTGTCATTAAGATGGAAGGTGGCACAGAGAATGATCTCCGCATcctggagcaggaggaggaggaggagcaggcggCCAAGACTGGGGAGGCCGGCAAGAAAGAGGaaggccgggccgggccgggccctGGGGACGGAGAGCGGAAGGCCGGCGATAAGGATGAGAAGAAGGAAGACAGCAAACAG GCTGACAATGACAGCTCTAATGAGGACAGAACTAAGAAACCTGAGGACGACGGGgacaaggaggagaagaaggatgaGGCTGAGAAGGAAGCCAAAAAG AGCAAGAAACGGAACAGGAAGCACAGCGGCGACGACAGCTTCGATGAAGGCAGCGTGTCCGAGTCTGAGTCCGAGTCCGAGAGTGGCCGAGccgaggaggagaaggaggaggccg aggaagcactTAAGGAGAAGGAGAAGCCCAAGGAAGAGGAGAAGCCTAAGGAGGCTGCGGGGCTGGAGTGTAAGCCCCGGCCCTTGCACAAGACCTGCTCGCTCTTCATGCGCAACATCGCGCCGAACATCTCCAGGGCAGAGATCATTTCT CTGTGTAAAAGGTACCCGGGCTTCATGCGAGTGGCACTGTCGGAGCCGCAGCCGGAGAGGAG GTTCTTCCGCCGGGGCTGGGTGACCTTTGACCGCAGTGTGAACATTAAAGAGATCTGCTGGAACCTGCAGAACATCCGG CTCCGGGAGTGCGAGCTGAGCCCTGGCGTGAACCGAGACCTGACGCGGCGTGTGCGCAACATCAACGGCATCACACAGCACAAGCAGATCGTGCGCAACGACATCAAGCTGGCTGCCAAGCTGGTGCACACGCTGGACGACAGGACCCAGCTCTGGGCCGCCGAGCCCGGGACGCCGCCTGCGCCCACA AGCCTGCCCTCGCAGAACCCCATCCTCAAGAACATCACGGACTACCTGATCGAGGAAGTGAGCGCCGAGGAGGAGGAGCTTCTGGGGAGCAGCGGGGGTCCCCCTCCTGAGGAGCCTCCCAAGGAGGGCAATCCCGCCGAGATCAGTGTGGAGAGGGACGAGAAGCTCATCAAG GTCTTGGACAAGCTCCTCCTCTATCTGCGCATCGTGCACTCTCTGGATTACTACAACACCTGCGAGTACCCCAACGAGGACGAGATGCCCAACCGCTGCGGCATCGTCCACGTTCGTGGGCCCCTGCCCCCCAACCGCGTCAGCCACGGGGAAG TGCTGGAGTGGCAGAAGACCTTTGAGGAGAAGCTGAGCCCGCTGCTGAGTGTGCGCGAGTCCCTTTCTGAGGAGGAGGCccagaagatggggaggaaggaccCCGAGCAGGAAGTGGAGAAGTTCGTCACCTCCAACACGCAGGAGCTGGGCAAGGACAAGTGGCTGTGTCCTCTCAGCGGCAAGAAGTTCAAG GGCCCCGAGTTTGTGCGCAAGCACATCTTCAACAAGCATGCGGAGAAGATCGAGGAGGTGAAGAAGGAGGTggccttcttcaacaacttcctCACGGACGCCAAGCGCCCGGCGCTGCCCGAGATCAAGCCCGCGCAGCCGCCCGGCCCTGCCCAGA GCCTGACCCCCGGACTCCCCTACCCACACCAGACACCACAGGGCTTGGTGCCCTATGGCCAGCCCCGGCCTCCCATCCTGGGCTACGGAG TCCCAGCAGGAGGGCCTCCGTACCCCCACGCTCCCTACGGCGCGGGACGCGGGAACTACGACGCCTTCCGAGGCCAAGGAGGGTACCCTGGGAAACCCCGGAACAG GATGGTCCGAGGAGACCCACGAGCCATCGTGGAGTACCGGGACCTGGATGCCCCTGACGATGTGGACTTCTTCTGA
- the Srrt gene encoding serrate RNA effector molecule homolog isoform X2 produces the protein MGDSDDEYDRRRRDKFRRERSDYDRSRERDERRRGDDWNDREWDRGRERRSRGEYRDYDRNRRERFSPPRHELSPPQKRMRRDWDEHSSDPYHSGYDMPYAGGGGGPTYGPPQPWGHPDVHLMQHHVLPIQARLGSIAEIDLGVPPPIMKSFKEFLLSLDDSVDETEAVKRYNDYKLDFRRQQMQDFFLAHKDEEWFRSKYHPDEVGKRRQEARGALQNRLKVFLSLMEGGWFDNLLLDIDKADAIVKMLDAAVIKMEGGTENDLRILEQEEEEEQAAKTGEAGKKEEGRAGPGPGDGERKAGDKDEKKEDSKQADNDSSNEDRTKKPEDDGDKEEKKDEAEKEAKKSKKRNRKHSGDDSFDEGSVSESESESESGRAEEEKEEAEEALKEKEKPKEEEKPKEAAGLECKPRPLHKTCSLFMRNIAPNISRAEIISLCKRYPGFMRVALSEPQPERRFFRRGWVTFDRSVNIKEICWNLQNIRLRECELSPGVNRDLTRRVRNINGITQHKQIVRNDIKLAAKLVHTLDDRTQLWAAEPGTPPAPTSLPSQNPILKNITDYLIEEVSAEEEELLGSSGGPPPEEPPKEGNPAEISVERDEKLIKVLDKLLLYLRIVHSLDYYNTCEYPNEDEMPNRCGIVHVRGPLPPNRVSHGEVLEWQKTFEEKLSPLLSVRESLSEEEAQKMGRKDPEQEVEKFVTSNTQELGKDKWLCPLSGKKFKGPEFVRKHIFNKHAEKIEEVKKEVAFFNNFLTDAKRPALPEIKPAQPPGPAQSLTPGLPYPHQTPQGLVPYGQPRPPILGYGAGAVRPAVPAGGPPYPHAPYGAGRGNYDAFRGQGGYPGKPRNRMVRGDPRAIVEYRDLDAPDDVDFF, from the exons ATGGGCGACAGCGACGACGAGTACGACCGCAGGCGCAGGGACAAGTTCCGCAGAGAGCGCAGCGACTACGACCGCTCCCGGGAGAGGGACGAGCGACGGCGCGGGGACGACTGGAATGACCG GGAGTGGGACCGGGGCCGAGAGCGCCGCAGCCGGGGCGAGTACCGCGACTACGACCGGAACCGGCGGGAGCGCTTCTCCCCGCCAAGGCACGAGCTGAGCCCGCCGCAGAAGCGCATGCGCAGAGACTG GGATGAGCACAGCTCTGACCCCTACCACAGTGGCTATGACATGCCCTATGCTGGGGGGGGTGGGGGACCAACTTACGGCCCCCCTCAGCCCTGGGGCCACCCAGACGTCCACCTCATGCAGCACCACGTCCTGCCCATCCAGGCCAG GCTGGGCAGCATTGCGGAGATCGACCTGGGCGTGCCCCCGCCCATCATGAAGTCCTTCAAAGAGTTCCTCCTGTCCCTGGACGACTCTGTGGACGAGACTGAGGCCGTCAAGCGCTACAATGACTACAAGCTGGACTTCCGGAGGCAGCAGATGCAGGACTTTTTTCTGGCTCATAAAGACGAGGAGTG gTTTCGATCCAAGTACCACCCCGATGAGGTGGGGAAGCGCCGGCAGGAGGCCCGGGGGGCCCTGCAGAATCGACTGAAGGTGTTCCTGTCCCTCATGGAGGGCGGCTGGTTTGATAACCTTCTCTTGGACATAGACAAAGCCGATGCCATTGTCAAGATGCTGGATGCAG CTGTCATTAAGATGGAAGGTGGCACAGAGAATGATCTCCGCATcctggagcaggaggaggaggaggagcaggcggCCAAGACTGGGGAGGCCGGCAAGAAAGAGGaaggccgggccgggccgggccctGGGGACGGAGAGCGGAAGGCCGGCGATAAGGATGAGAAGAAGGAAGACAGCAAACAG GCTGACAATGACAGCTCTAATGAGGACAGAACTAAGAAACCTGAGGACGACGGGgacaaggaggagaagaaggatgaGGCTGAGAAGGAAGCCAAAAAG AGCAAGAAACGGAACAGGAAGCACAGCGGCGACGACAGCTTCGATGAAGGCAGCGTGTCCGAGTCTGAGTCCGAGTCCGAGAGTGGCCGAGccgaggaggagaaggaggaggccg aggaagcactTAAGGAGAAGGAGAAGCCCAAGGAAGAGGAGAAGCCTAAGGAGGCTGCGGGGCTGGAGTGTAAGCCCCGGCCCTTGCACAAGACCTGCTCGCTCTTCATGCGCAACATCGCGCCGAACATCTCCAGGGCAGAGATCATTTCT CTGTGTAAAAGGTACCCGGGCTTCATGCGAGTGGCACTGTCGGAGCCGCAGCCGGAGAGGAG GTTCTTCCGCCGGGGCTGGGTGACCTTTGACCGCAGTGTGAACATTAAAGAGATCTGCTGGAACCTGCAGAACATCCGG CTCCGGGAGTGCGAGCTGAGCCCTGGCGTGAACCGAGACCTGACGCGGCGTGTGCGCAACATCAACGGCATCACACAGCACAAGCAGATCGTGCGCAACGACATCAAGCTGGCTGCCAAGCTGGTGCACACGCTGGACGACAGGACCCAGCTCTGGGCCGCCGAGCCCGGGACGCCGCCTGCGCCCACA AGCCTGCCCTCGCAGAACCCCATCCTCAAGAACATCACGGACTACCTGATCGAGGAAGTGAGCGCCGAGGAGGAGGAGCTTCTGGGGAGCAGCGGGGGTCCCCCTCCTGAGGAGCCTCCCAAGGAGGGCAATCCCGCCGAGATCAGTGTGGAGAGGGACGAGAAGCTCATCAAG GTCTTGGACAAGCTCCTCCTCTATCTGCGCATCGTGCACTCTCTGGATTACTACAACACCTGCGAGTACCCCAACGAGGACGAGATGCCCAACCGCTGCGGCATCGTCCACGTTCGTGGGCCCCTGCCCCCCAACCGCGTCAGCCACGGGGAAG TGCTGGAGTGGCAGAAGACCTTTGAGGAGAAGCTGAGCCCGCTGCTGAGTGTGCGCGAGTCCCTTTCTGAGGAGGAGGCccagaagatggggaggaaggaccCCGAGCAGGAAGTGGAGAAGTTCGTCACCTCCAACACGCAGGAGCTGGGCAAGGACAAGTGGCTGTGTCCTCTCAGCGGCAAGAAGTTCAAG GGCCCCGAGTTTGTGCGCAAGCACATCTTCAACAAGCATGCGGAGAAGATCGAGGAGGTGAAGAAGGAGGTggccttcttcaacaacttcctCACGGACGCCAAGCGCCCGGCGCTGCCCGAGATCAAGCCCGCGCAGCCGCCCGGCCCTGCCCAGA GCCTGACCCCCGGACTCCCCTACCCACACCAGACACCACAGGGCTTGGTGCCCTATGGCCAGCCCCGGCCTCCCATCCTGGGCTACGGAG CTGGTGCTGTCCGCCCCGCAGTCCCAGCAGGAGGGCCTCCGTACCCCCACGCTCCCTACGGCGCGGGACGCGGGAACTACGACGCCTTCCGAGGCCAAGGAGGGTACCCTGGGAAACCCCGGAACAG GATGGTCCGAGGAGACCCACGAGCCATCGTGGAGTACCGGGACCTGGATGCCCCTGACGATGTGGACTTCTTCTGA